Genomic segment of Anguilla rostrata isolate EN2019 chromosome 13, ASM1855537v3, whole genome shotgun sequence:
GGTATCTCCCAGGGCTGGCGGGGGAGACCTGTAATCCAGtgttgttttcctcttttttagtCTTTCTCTAGCTCACTTTTCCTCTCCACCGCTCTTATACTCGCTATTTATATCTCTTTGAGTCTGTGTGACATTCCCTGTCTTAATGTCTCACTGTCCGCAATGCCCTCTTCATCCATTTtactctctttcctctctgtatcttcctccctctctctttccacactctatctccctctctttccctccctccctccctccctctctctctcgtatgTTTTCCAGGTTCATGAAGGAGCAGAGCGAGATGGCCCTGGAGCACTTCCCTAAGGACAGAGATATGGTTGTGGAGAGGGAGTACCAGCGTGTGTCCATCTCAGGAGAGGAAAagtgtggggtgagggggagggggagggtgaggtggggtgggcaCTGGGCAGGACTGCGTTTTCTCGCTACAGTTCTCTTTAAAATAATGGCTGGTTCCTGTCATCTAGCACTCGTATGTTCTTATGTAGCTCAGTCAGAACTTCAGGCAGAAACACAGATTGAACTCAAAAAGTAATTAAGCTCATTGTTACTCAGCCTTCACTTCTTGGCAGGTTGGTGACTGTTCAAAGTAGAGGCTGTGTGAAAGTGGTGAAGGAACTTATACAAATatagtgggggaaaaaattgatATTAAATGACATCAGTTGAAGAACCTGTTCTCATTGTTTAAGACTGTGAATTCTACAGCTCCCGCTTGGCTCCTCCCACCTCAGGTTCCCTTCACGGACCTGCTGGACGCAGCCAAGTGTGTGGTGAAGGCCCTGTTCATCCGGGAGAAGTACATGGCCGTGTCCATGCAGAGCTTCTGCAAGACCACCGCCCGCTACCTGCAGGAGCTGGGGGAGAAGCCCCTGGAGCTCCGCGTGTACGACGAGATCCCCGAGACGCCCGTGTCTGCAGGTACGACAGGAGCCgcggcagggggcggggctacagggACCTACGTGGGTCTGGGGGAGGTGAGATTGACAGGAGGGCGGGGCTACAGGGATCTACGTGGTCCTGTGAGATTGACAGGAGGGCGGGCTACTGGGACCTACGTGGTCCTGGGGAAGTGAGATTGACAGGAGGGCGGGCTACAGGGACCTGCGGGTCTGGGAGTGAGATTGACAGGAGGGCGGGGCTACAGGGACCTAGTGGTCCAATGACGGGGGCGGAGGGACACGTGGTTCTGGATGAGATTGACAGGAGGGCGGGGCTACAGGGACCTACGTGGTCCTGTGAGATTGACAGGAGGGCGGGGCTACTGGGACCTACGTGGTCCTGGGGGAAGTGAGATTGACAGGAGGGCGGGGCTACAGGGACCTGCGTGGGTCTGGGGGAAGTGAGGTTGACAGGAGGGCGGGGCTACAGATACCTGTGTGGTACTGGGTAAAGTGGGACAgacaggagggtggggttaAGGGTTATTTTAGGTGGTGATATGTGCATTGCGAATGAGGTGATTGCTCTGTAATTCTGTTATTATTCTTCATATGTTGTCCGTCATATTGTCAGTGCAATGAACTCTAAATGGACTCACTGAACTCTAAGTGGAAGTTTCTGACATGTAGAGAAATTTCATGCTCATCCCTCGTTAACCTCTCCACAGACGCCCCTGTGCACCCCCCAGTTTCGGAGACGCACCCCTACGAGGGCCAGGACCCCAAGAACATGCCTCCGGACACGGGCTATGGGTGCAAGATGGTGGACGGTGTGATGCACGTGTACACCAAGAGGACCACCATGGAAAAGTAATGCAGGCACATGCCGATCAGTGTGTGCACAAAACCCTGCAGTGCTCTCACTGTATAGAGTGTGCTTATGTCCAGCTTTCCAAAATGTAATGGCAGTCCAGGGTTGACTCGGGCAGTGAGTCCTGAGTGAAACACTGTTGATCAGAAAAAAGACGATGCTGACTCTACTTCCTGTCCAGAGCTGGAATGCTTCTTTCAATGAGGGCAGAATAGTATGCATTGTGTACTATAAAGGCCCAATGTTTTGTCATTATAGAAATCTGAACAAGccactgtgtgactgagtggCTTGGGGTTCTGACTCAGCTTCAGCAGACCATAAATACTGTTTCCAGATTGTCTTTCTGCatgaggaaaaaaggaaatgtatttgCCCAACATAAGTAACATTGTATGGAGgccggagtgtggcacagtgggtaaggaactgcgcttgtaaccgaaaggtcgcaggttcgattcccgggtaaggacactgccgttgtacccttgagcaaggtacttaacctgcattgcttcagtatatatccagctgtataaatggatactgtgcTTAAGTTGTAGTTCTGCATGGAAAAGGAATGTATTGcctaaataatgtaatgtatggttGAACACAGTTAAACTGTAAGTGCACACTGGTGATAGGGATACTAGTGAGGCTAAGAGGGACTATGAGGAAGAAGCATGTTTAAagctgtccctccccccccccccaggagcacAGAGCTGGACCTGCCCTACCCCGACCTGCAGGAGTACATCGCGGACATGAACGTCATGATGGCCCTCATTATCAACGGCCCCGTGTGAGTACCTCCGCCAGCTCCCAAAATCTGCTCACGCTCCTGTCAGCATACTCCCAAAATCTGCTCACGCTCCTGTCCGCATACTCCCAAAATCTGCTCACGCTCCTGTCACCATACTCCCAAAATCTGCTCACGCTCCTGTCAGCATACTCCCAAAATCTGCTCACGCTCCTGTCAGCATACTCCCAAAATCTGCTCACGCTCCTGTCAGCATACTCCCAAAATCTGCTCACGCTCCTGTCAGCATACTCCCAAAATCTGCTCACCTCCTGTCAGCGCAAACTACTCCTCATCCCAAAATCTGCTCACGCTCCTGTCAGCATACTCCCAAAATCTGCTCACGCTCCTGTCAGCATACTCCCAAAACTACTCACGCTCCTGTCCGCATACTCCCAAAATCTGCTCACGCTCCTGTCAGCATACTCCCAAAACTACTCACGCTCCTGTCCGCATACTCCCAAAATCTGCTCACGCTCCTGTCAGCATACTCCCAAAACTACTCATGCTCCTGTCCGCATACTCCCAAAATCTACTCACGCTCCTGTCCGCATACTCCCAAAATCTGCTCACGCTCCTGTCAGCATACTCCCAAAATCTGCTCACGCTCCTGTCAGCATACTCCCAAAATCTACTCACGCTCCTGTCCGCATACTCCCAAAATCTGCTCACGCTCCTGTCAGCATACTCCCAAAATCTGCTCACGCTCCTGTCAGCATACTCCCAAAATCTGCTCACGCTCCTGTCCGCATACTCCCAAAATCTGCTCACGCTCCTGTCAGCATACTCCCAAAATCTGCTCACGCTCCTGTCAGCATACTCCCAAAATCTGCTCACGCTCCTGTCAGCATACTCCCAAAATCTGCTCACGCTCCTGTCAGCATACTCCCAAAATCTGCTCACGCTCCTGTCAGCATACTCCCAAAATCTGCTCACGCTCCTGTCAGAATACTCCCAAAATCTGTTGACGTTCCTGTCACCATACTCCCAAAATCTGCTCACGCTCCTGTCAGCATATTCCCAAAATCTGCTCACGCTCCTGTCAGCATACTCCCAAAATCTGCTCACGCTCCTGTCAGCATACTCCCAAAATCTGCTCACACTCCTGTCCGCATACTCCCAAAATCTGCTCACACTCCTGTCAGCATACTCCCAAAATCTGCTGACGTTCCTGTCACCATACTCCTAAAATCTGCTCACGCTCCTGTCAGCATATTCAGCCCTCGCTGTCGAATTTATCACCGACCAGCTGCGAGCAATTACTGCGTCCGCAACCCGGCCTGTGAGAGCGCTGGAGGCCCCTTCAGTTTAACGAGCGAGGCGTAGCCTTCGCCGATGGGCACTGAAGTACACTGTGCTCCGGGTACACTTTGTTTTTTGCTATCACAGAAAAAAGATTTTACAAGAAAAGCATAATACCAAAACAGACCAGACATCATGTCGCAAGATGGGATAACCACACTGAACAGcaacaaacacactgctgttgtgtgtgcatattttgtgGGGAAAATAGAATAGAGATagtcattttaatattaatccCATTTGGTAAAGGACTACAGTAGTCCGCAGTGTTACCGTAAACAATGACTATTCAGGTATCACTGTTAAGCTATGAAGTCTCATGGTAAAATGCCAGCTGCTCTTAATAACCTTAACAGCTGGAAAGCCGTCGGTCCTTGCGCGGGCGATGCcccgctcacttcctgtctgtgaccTCCGTGAACAGGAAGTCCTTCTGCTACCGGCGGCTGCAGTACCTGAGCTCCAAGTTCCAGATGCACATCCTGCTGAACGAGATGAAGGAGCTGGCCGCTCAGAAGAAGGTCCCGCACCGCGACTTCTACAACATCCGCAAGGCGAGCACCgtcgcgcacgcacacgcccacactgCGGTCTGGGCCCGGCGCTGCGCTACGATTGGCCGGAGTCAGGTTTCAGCCCATTTCAGGTGTAAATTGGCAAATTCAGAACTGAACATCCATTAACAACCAGAGTGCTGCCACCTAAAGGACATTTTGGCAAATGCACCAAttgattttacaaaatgtaaggAGCCTTTCTGTCTAATACATCAAATCAGTTTGATGTATTAGACATGGGATTGCATTGTAATTGAGTCAGCTGTGatataaacaaaactgaactgaGGAGCTGAGTGTAGTATCTGTTTTAACTCCTGgaccttcatcacacacacagaactctaATGGCTATTTTGTCCATCGACTCTCTGTGAATCTGAGTGAGCGGCTCTctggctccccctgcaggtggacACGCACATCCACGCCTCCTCCTGCATGAACCAGAAGCACCTGCTGCGCTTCATCAAGCGGGCGATGAAGAAGTACCCCGGTGAGATCGTGCACATAGAGAAGGGCAAGGGCCAGACGCTCATGGAGGTGTTCGAGACCATGAACCTGACCGCCTTCGACCTGAGCGTGGACACGCTGGACATGCATGCTGTGAGTCCTGGGGGGGGCTAATGGGGTCTATAGATATCTCCAAAGGGGCAGTCAGACAGTGTCCAATGCTCATGCATACACTCCTATGCTGATTTACTGGTCGTGGGGTTAGGTGGAGAAGCAGCTGTGTCCGTTTGGAGTTCAGGTCACGGAAGGTTTATTTTGCTGTTGTGCAGTGAAGACCGTTTGGTTTACCTTGATGAACTGTCTGTGTCCATCCttgatattttctttctttttatcctGCAATTATTATGCATAGACATCATTACATTAGAGTTTTGAATATCCCTGGTGTTCTGTACCCTGAATGTAATACTGCATGTATTAGAGAGTCTGTTATTATGTCAGTAGTTTGTAGTTTGTCTGTTAGGATGTCAGTAGTGTTTGAGAAAGCTTGTGGGGCTGCATGATGACTGTGggcctccccctttttttttaggaCCGTAACACCTTCCACCGCTTCGACAAGTTCAACGCCAAGTACAACCCCATAGGGGAGTCCATCCTGAGAGAGATCTTCATCAAGACCGACAACCACATCGAGGGGAAGTACTTCGGCCACATCATCAAGGTGCGACGCCAGCTCAGCTCTCCACCCTGAGCGTTCTGCCTGGGGGGCTGAACGTGTTTCAGCTCCTGACTAATTATATTCATTCCCATAGCTACAGGtagcaaaatgaacaaaaacgttacataaaatgtatttaaccgATTAAATGACCCTTCTATTTGTTAAACTTTAGTCTTAGCTGCAATGTATGGTCTGAGGGTTTGATTGCTGGCCTATACAGTGCAGTGCTATAGTGGGTAGAGAGCGGAACCTCAGTGTTGATTCTTGGGGCAGACAGTATGTAAGCTTTCCCAGAGTAGCTCATGGGAAGTCAAAGCACATCAAGGCCCGTCCAGATACTAGCAGTCCAGTCAGTCAGAGAGGCGCCCGAAAGTGGGAGTAGTCCTGCCTGCCCGGCCTGCCAAACGTGCCCCTGATCCTGgtgcccgcctgcctgcctgatTCAGGAGGTGAtggaggacctggaggagaGCAAGTACCAGAACGTGGAGCTGCGGCTGTCCATCTACGGGCGGTCGCGGGACGAGTGGGACAAGCTGGCCCAGTGGGCGGTCAAGCACGGCGTGTACTCTGACAACGTGCGCTGGCTGATCCAGGTGCCCCGCCTCTTGTGAGtacacgcgccccccccccaaatctcaccccccctcccactgcgAGACGGCCGATTTACCGCCACATATCCTCTTCCCGCAGCGATGTCTACCACACCAAGAAGCAGCTGGCCAACTTCGAGGAGATGCTGGAGAACGTCTTCCAGCCGCTGTTCGAGGTCACCATCAACCCCCGCAGCCACCCCGAcctccacctcttcctccagcACGTGAGTGCCTCTGTTCCTACGGCGGAGCTATGGCGCTTCTGCCATTACACCTCTTAGAAAACCATTACAGCACACACGTCTACGTCTTGCAGAACCATTACTGAACAGAGGTCAGCACTgccatcttattttttttatgggttAATGTCTCTCTTCTTAGGGGCTGTATGTAATCTATATGTATTCAGAAGTTTTATTCTGGTTCTTTGTTAGCATAACTAGTTTGTACTTGTGATTTAGTGGTGGTGCGTCTATGCTAGCTGATCTGCGAGTGATGTTAGCCACGTCTGGCTGTGTCGTTCATATTAATAAGGTGAATGTACTTATGTTGCTCCAACATTGCTCTTGACAACATCATCCACAAAATGAATATAACATAGGAAGTGCAAATCTCTAAAACCCTTTTCATCTCTGATCTTGCtcaaatttgtttgtgtgtgtgtgtgtgtgtgtctgtctgcctgcctgcctgtctgtcttgtctgtctttgtgtctgtgtacacgTTTAGGTGGTGGGTTTCGACAGTGTTGATGACGAGTCCAAACCTGAACAGCACATCTTCAACCTCGACAGCCCACTCCCGGTCAACTGGACCGAGGAGGACAACCCACCTTACTCCTACTACCTGTACTACATGTACGCCAACATGACCGTGCTCAACCACCTGCGCAGGTAAGTCAACATGACCGTGCTCTACCACCTACGCAGGTTAGCCAACATGACCGTGCTCAACCACCTGCAGGTTCAACATGACTGCTCACCACCTACGCAGGTAGGTTAGCCAACATGACTCAGTGCTCAACCTCGCTGCCAACATACATGCTCAAAGTCAACATGACCGTGCTCAACCACCTGTGCAGGTAGGAGACCACAGAGTGACTCGCAGCAAACAACACACGCTGCGCGATGGACAAGTTACATCAAGACATCAAGAGCAACGCTTACCATGTCTCAACAACATGaccacaccaccacaacatGCATAACACTGAGTTAGTGCCACATGCCATATGCACTGTGGTAGAATGCGCAAAGTAAGATACAGCAAGATAAAGTGCAGACCACACTTAACTTGGAGAAATTGGGGAATATTATTTGGAGAAATGAAGGGGCAGTGTTATGTGTTATTCAAGGGGCCTAGAATGCACTGCAGTGATATTGTGATCGACCGAGGCTGATCAGTCCTCCGCTGCTCtcctggtgtctgtgtgcaggaggcggggcttcaaCACGCTGGTTCTCCGCCCTCATTGTGGAGAGGCGGGGCCTATCCATCACCTGGTGTCTGGCTTCATGCTGTCAGAGAACATCTCCCACGGGCTGCTGCTGAGGAAGGTGAGGCCAcgccctctcccctctctctctccctctctctctctctctctctctctcttgctctcttcctctcttccacacgctcttttttctctcacgTAAGCTTTGTATATATGTAACTCTCTGTCATAATgtctaaatctctctctctctctctctctctgtctctccctctctccccctcccctccctccatcaccAGGCTCCAGTGCTGCAGTACCTGTACTACCTGGCCCAGATTGGCATCGCCATGTCACCCCTGAGCAACAACAGCCTGTTCCTCAGCTACCACCGCAACCCCCTTCCAGAGTACCTGTCCCGCGGCCTCATGGTCTCCCTGTCCACCGACGACCCCCTGCAGTTCCACTTCACCAAGGTGAGCCCCGCCCATTCTGAACCGGTGCCACTTCACCAAGGTGAGCCCCGCCCATTCTGAACCGGTGCCACTTCACCaaggtaagccccgcccattctgAACCGGTGCCACTTCACCaaggtaagccccgcccattctgAATTGTGTTTATTTCCTCTCCCTGCTCAGGAGCCCCTGATGGAGGAGTACAGCATTGCTGCTCAGGTGTGGAAGCTCAGCTCCTGTGACATGTGTGAGCTGGCCAGGAACAGTGTGCTCATGAGCGGCTTCTCCCACAAGGTACCGGCCCCATggcctctccctcactcctccctctctcaccccacaCGGCCTCTCCTCCTGACCTtcccactcctccctctctcaccccacaCGGCCTCTCCTCCTGACCTCcccactgctccctctctcaccccacaCCTCCTtctttcatccctctctccccccacactGCCTCTCCTCTACTGATacctctctcacctctcacctcctcctttcatccctctctcccccacacgccctcctctctcctcctacCCCCACAGCCTCTCCTCTGACCTCGTCCTCCCTCCTCCACACCTCCTCCAAAGTACCCAACATGCTCTGTGCTTCtgacgctgccccccccccgcaggcgaAGAACTACTGGCTGGGGCCCAAGTACATCAAGGAGGGCCCCGAGAACAACGACATCCGGCGCAGCAACGTGCCGGACATCCGCGTGGCGTACCGCTACGAGACCATGTGCGAGGAGCTCAACCTCATCACCCAGGCCGTGCGGTCCGAGGAGCTGGAGACCATCGAGGAGGAGGACACGCTGTCCATGGCCCCCGTGCCAGGAGCGCAATaaagcccctcctcctcctcctccctcacctcctccgtCCCGGAGCAGCACAgggagaaaggaaaggagaCCCCGCCACCCGCAaaccgcacccccaccccacaccacaccccactcCCTCCTACTGAATTGCTGAATTGCGCACTCTCACCGTGTTCCTGTCCAAAAGCCCAGAGTCATCCTCCCCAGACCAGTGGGCCAGTGTGGGCCAGTTTGAGCCAGTGTGGGCCAGTTTGGGCCAGTTTGGGCCAGTGTGGGCCGCCTGTGTGGCTCTGTCCAGGTTTGGCCGGGTTGATGCTGAATTCACTCATTCCTTCggttcctctccttctctctgccaAGGAGGTCATTGTAGACGTCTCCTTTCCCTTTccttctgtccttttttttcagtCGCACTCCATACCCCCTGCTTTCTTTtggcccctctctctgtttttttcccacaatgcttttGTGTAAATCTCCCGGCCAGTTGGTAATGAGGCAAAGCTTCAATACTCTAGTGTATTTTAAAGTCTGTGTGGTAAAAGGGCTGTGGTGTTGAGGGCAGCCTATTCTACTCCTCCTTTAACAGAAGCCACaatggtgtttttatttaaatgtgtgtcagaagccccgccccctccaccctaAGCCCCTCCCCCGTCATGTGACCCAGCATGTGAAAATCCCTACCGTCTTGTGAAGAATGCAGGCTCTCTGCCTGAGAAGCTAccagaacgcacacacacgcacatgataGGCCATGTTCATTCTGatcttttttattcaaatgttcTAGTgatattgtgacatcactgcccaTGTGAAAGACTAGTATGCTGAAGTATGCCTGAAGTACactattttatacttaagaatacTTGAAGTgtaatgaaagttttttttcacatgggtgtggagatgtgacatcactgtggagaTGTGAGAGCATTATTCAGTAGATGGCCTCTGCACATGACAGGAAAACAAAGTAATGCAACACAAAGAGTTCTCCGTCTCTGTCGTTCTGTTTGGACAGAATGGCAGCGAGAAGCATGTTCTCCGTTACTTCTGCTAGTTATTCATATATGTTCGTTGCACCACATAGATTGTGGGACCAAGCCAGAGGGGTCTACATTCCATGATATGATTGCATTGTGCAAATGGTCTTTTAACTGCATTTGAAAATTGATTTGGGACACACTGTATGTTcaagtatttatatatttatttctatatatatGTGGTTCTTTGAATATTAGTTTGGTAGATGTGTGTGGGAAATGCCCTTTTACTGAGTGTGCAGTGGCGGTCCATGTAGGTGAGGAGGCCCGTAGCCATGATAAGTCAAAGGCCTTCGCCAGTCCTCAGCCATATCACCAGTAAACATGGAGTCCACCCTAGCCACGAGGCCACGCCCATTACTTCAAACGCCAGCGTGTTCTGTGGAGAAACGGTACAGTCCTGTCcggcatgccccccccccccccctccccttacgCCGTTTTAGCGTGCGATTGACGTGTTTTTGAGACAGGAGGGGTGTGTTATGGACCTCCTGTCGGTGAAGCCTATTGGTGTTGCATGCGCTGTCCAGTCCACACACCAGCCAGGATCACTTGTGCCTTCTCCCTTTCGTTTCTTCAGCTCTTCAGGTGGGACTGCTCCACGCATCAATGCTGAGCTCAACCGCatcaaaaaaacaatgtaatgcAGAAGTAGCTTCATCCCCAGActtcaatgtctttttttccatttgtttgtttctcttttaaatAAGTATTGGGGCAATGCACCAAAGTTTCAAGGATCCTTAATTGTCCTTGCTCTTTAGTTAATTTATTCAAGAGTAATTAGCAGTTACAATTTTAGCCCTACGACTCATTTTTCAGTTGAGGAACACTGTTGTTTGAAGCCAGGTACTTCTGGTGCACGCTgggtaatgtattttttttttttcgcacgGCATTGAAACGCACCAGGTCTTGTATCCGTGCTCAGCCACTGTATCCGAGTGACTGTTTGTGCTGACTGCCCAGTGTCCCCGGTCAGAAACGCAGAACTGAATCTGCTCTCTCTGATTTGTGTCTTTCCAAAGCAAATGACTTGCTTTGAGGCTTTCAGACCAAACGGAAACCCCCTCCTGTGCGCTGCTTGGCTTGTGCTGTGCTTCTGTAGTGCGCCTGCAGCGCTCCTCCACATCGGCCGCCTCGCCCCGCTTTCCCGCTGAAAACTACGGCAACAACAGAGGGATGATGAACGCACTGTTTACAAAAGCAATGTGAAGGAGCAgcgagcgtgtgcgtgcatgcgtgcgtgcgtgcatgtggccATTGCATGCATCGTGCTGCGCTTCTGCATTTCGGGGGCTGCACCCACAATGCCGCCCTGCAGCTTCCTCTCAGGGGAAGCTAACGGAAGCTAACGTAAGCTAGCTCAGCACCAGAGCGCGAGAGAgcgccaggccccgccctccgGTCACGCCCACCACTTCTGCTGCTCTTCGGAGGAGCCTCTTCCTCGCCTCACGCTTCGCGGGACGGCCGTGTCACGCGTGAAACACGCTTTACATGTGTCCACCCCTCCCATTGACCTTCCGATTGCCGTTCTTT
This window contains:
- the LOC135237926 gene encoding AMP deaminase 2-like isoform X4, whose translation is MDGKYKEIAEELFTRSLAESEMRTAPYEFPEDSPIEQLEERRHRLERQISQDVKLEPEILLRAKQDFMKIDSATDLEFMKEQSEMALEHFPKDRDMVVEREYQRVSISGEEKCGVPFTDLLDAAKCVVKALFIREKYMAVSMQSFCKTTARYLQELGEKPLELRVYDEIPETPVSADAPVHPPVSETHPYEGQDPKNMPPDTGYGCKMVDGVMHVYTKRTTMEKSTELDLPYPDLQEYIADMNVMMALIINGPVKSFCYRRLQYLSSKFQMHILLNEMKELAAQKKVPHRDFYNIRKVDTHIHASSCMNQKHLLRFIKRAMKKYPGEIVHIEKGKGQTLMEVFETMNLTAFDLSVDTLDMHADRNTFHRFDKFNAKYNPIGESILREIFIKTDNHIEGKYFGHIIKEVMEDLEESKYQNVELRLSIYGRSRDEWDKLAQWAVKHGVYSDNVRWLIQVPRLFDVYHTKKQLANFEEMLENVFQPLFEVTINPRSHPDLHLFLQHVVGFDSVDDESKPEQHIFNLDSPLPVNWTEEDNPPYSYYLYYMYANMTVLNHLRRRRGFNTLVLRPHCGEAGPIHHLVSGFMLSENISHGLLLRKAPVLQYLYYLAQIGIAMSPLSNNSLFLSYHRNPLPEYLSRGLMVSLSTDDPLQFHFTKEPLMEEYSIAAQVWKLSSCDMCELARNSVLMSGFSHKAKNYWLGPKYIKEGPENNDIRRSNVPDIRVAYRYETMCEELNLITQAVRSEELETIEEEDTLSMAPVPGAQ
- the LOC135237926 gene encoding AMP deaminase 2-like isoform X2 — its product is MAMSGDLRGVSGPKPLTSQRSLPGIPVTLKHFPDLRTSMDGKYKEIAEELFTRSLAESEMRTAPYEFPEDSPIEQLEERRHRLERQISQDVKLEPEILLRAKQDFMKIDSATDLEFMKEQSEMALEHFPKDRDMVVEREYQRVSISGEEKCGVPFTDLLDAAKCVVKALFIREKYMAVSMQSFCKTTARYLQELGEKPLELRVYDEIPETPVSADAPVHPPVSETHPYEGQDPKNMPPDTGYGCKMVDGVMHVYTKRTTMEKSTELDLPYPDLQEYIADMNVMMALIINGPVKSFCYRRLQYLSSKFQMHILLNEMKELAAQKKVPHRDFYNIRKVDTHIHASSCMNQKHLLRFIKRAMKKYPGEIVHIEKGKGQTLMEVFETMNLTAFDLSVDTLDMHADRNTFHRFDKFNAKYNPIGESILREIFIKTDNHIEGKYFGHIIKEVMEDLEESKYQNVELRLSIYGRSRDEWDKLAQWAVKHGVYSDNVRWLIQVPRLFDVYHTKKQLANFEEMLENVFQPLFEVTINPRSHPDLHLFLQHVVGFDSVDDESKPEQHIFNLDSPLPVNWTEEDNPPYSYYLYYMYANMTVLNHLRRRRGFNTLVLRPHCGEAGPIHHLVSGFMLSENISHGLLLRKAPVLQYLYYLAQIGIAMSPLSNNSLFLSYHRNPLPEYLSRGLMVSLSTDDPLQFHFTKEPLMEEYSIAAQVWKLSSCDMCELARNSVLMSGFSHKAKNYWLGPKYIKEGPENNDIRRSNVPDIRVAYRYETMCEELNLITQAVRSEELETIEEEDTLSMAPVPGAQ
- the LOC135237926 gene encoding AMP deaminase 2-like isoform X1; its protein translation is MSSPALPGKPKPKSPFRKRGSLQITASPDLRGVSGPKPLTSQRSLPGIPVTLKHFPDLRTSMDGKYKEIAEELFTRSLAESEMRTAPYEFPEDSPIEQLEERRHRLERQISQDVKLEPEILLRAKQDFMKIDSATDLEFMKEQSEMALEHFPKDRDMVVEREYQRVSISGEEKCGVPFTDLLDAAKCVVKALFIREKYMAVSMQSFCKTTARYLQELGEKPLELRVYDEIPETPVSADAPVHPPVSETHPYEGQDPKNMPPDTGYGCKMVDGVMHVYTKRTTMEKSTELDLPYPDLQEYIADMNVMMALIINGPVKSFCYRRLQYLSSKFQMHILLNEMKELAAQKKVPHRDFYNIRKVDTHIHASSCMNQKHLLRFIKRAMKKYPGEIVHIEKGKGQTLMEVFETMNLTAFDLSVDTLDMHADRNTFHRFDKFNAKYNPIGESILREIFIKTDNHIEGKYFGHIIKEVMEDLEESKYQNVELRLSIYGRSRDEWDKLAQWAVKHGVYSDNVRWLIQVPRLFDVYHTKKQLANFEEMLENVFQPLFEVTINPRSHPDLHLFLQHVVGFDSVDDESKPEQHIFNLDSPLPVNWTEEDNPPYSYYLYYMYANMTVLNHLRRRRGFNTLVLRPHCGEAGPIHHLVSGFMLSENISHGLLLRKAPVLQYLYYLAQIGIAMSPLSNNSLFLSYHRNPLPEYLSRGLMVSLSTDDPLQFHFTKEPLMEEYSIAAQVWKLSSCDMCELARNSVLMSGFSHKAKNYWLGPKYIKEGPENNDIRRSNVPDIRVAYRYETMCEELNLITQAVRSEELETIEEEDTLSMAPVPGAQ
- the LOC135237926 gene encoding AMP deaminase 2-like isoform X3, which codes for MSSPALPGKPKPKSPFRKRGSLQITASPDLRGVSGPKPLTSQRSLPGIPVTLKHFPDLRTSMDGKYKEIAEELFTRSLAESEMRTAPYEFPEDSPIEQLEERRHRLERQISQDVKFMKEQSEMALEHFPKDRDMVVEREYQRVSISGEEKCGVPFTDLLDAAKCVVKALFIREKYMAVSMQSFCKTTARYLQELGEKPLELRVYDEIPETPVSADAPVHPPVSETHPYEGQDPKNMPPDTGYGCKMVDGVMHVYTKRTTMEKSTELDLPYPDLQEYIADMNVMMALIINGPVKSFCYRRLQYLSSKFQMHILLNEMKELAAQKKVPHRDFYNIRKVDTHIHASSCMNQKHLLRFIKRAMKKYPGEIVHIEKGKGQTLMEVFETMNLTAFDLSVDTLDMHADRNTFHRFDKFNAKYNPIGESILREIFIKTDNHIEGKYFGHIIKEVMEDLEESKYQNVELRLSIYGRSRDEWDKLAQWAVKHGVYSDNVRWLIQVPRLFDVYHTKKQLANFEEMLENVFQPLFEVTINPRSHPDLHLFLQHVVGFDSVDDESKPEQHIFNLDSPLPVNWTEEDNPPYSYYLYYMYANMTVLNHLRRRRGFNTLVLRPHCGEAGPIHHLVSGFMLSENISHGLLLRKAPVLQYLYYLAQIGIAMSPLSNNSLFLSYHRNPLPEYLSRGLMVSLSTDDPLQFHFTKEPLMEEYSIAAQVWKLSSCDMCELARNSVLMSGFSHKAKNYWLGPKYIKEGPENNDIRRSNVPDIRVAYRYETMCEELNLITQAVRSEELETIEEEDTLSMAPVPGAQ